The following nucleotide sequence is from Diospyros lotus cultivar Yz01 chromosome 3, ASM1463336v1, whole genome shotgun sequence.
TGATGGCCACATATGGTCATTGTCAGTCCTCAAAAGttacaataaaaataactagAGAAATAATAAGTGACAGAAGAGCTAGTCCAAATGGGATAACAATGTAGGTAGGTTCTAACTGGATAAAAAAATTTCCCCAAATTGAGCCCTCACAAGGCTGGGAGCCTCATGCATTGAGGATAATGGTTCTTGCTGGTCACCCAAAAGTTTATTTCAACAAACAAGACATAGTGATGCAGTTTGCAATGAACAGTAACACTGACATTTACAAATACCAACTgtactgaaaattaaaaagagaacAGAAGCAAAATAAGCAAAACGCCAGAGAGAATGAAAACAGATCAagcaaaattaccttcatggcAAGTTCCATGAGCTCTATGGACACATTCTGACCAGCAGCAATCAAACTGTTAACCAGTTCACCTGCAAACCTTGCCTCTTTCTGTGTGATAAGAGTGTATGCAGTTCCATCTTTGTCACCAGCACGGCCTGTTCTTCCAATTCGATGGACATGCATGTCCATATCTCTTGCTATGTCAAAGTTGACCACTGATTTAATCGACTTAATGTCAAGACCACGAGCAGCAACATCAGTTGCAATAAGCACATGATAAATTCCAGATTTAAACTTTTGCAGTGTCTCCATCCGGGAAGCCTGGTCTTTGTCGCCATGAAGTGCTGCCACTTTAAATCCCCTCTGAGCTAATTGTGACTCAATTTCATCCACGGTGGCCTTTTTTGAAGCAAAAACTAGAACATCGCCATCATCAATAAGTCCAGGTAGCCTCTCAAGAAGCCAATGCATCTTCTCAACATCAGACGGAATTACTTGAACAACTTGAGTGATATCCTCATTAGCCATTCCAACCTCCCCAACAGTAACTCTTACAGGATCAGTAAGGATTTCCCTTGCCAATTTTTCAACTTTGCGGGGCATTGTTGCTGAAAATAGTAAAGTTTGACGATCTGGCCTAATCTGACCAACAATGGACCTTATTTGTGGCTCAAATCCAAGGTCAAACATCCGATCAGCTTCATCAAGTACCAGGTAAGTTGTCCTAAACATTTTCAAAGCCTTCATCTTGAGCATGTCTATCAATCTGCCTGGAGTAGCGACAACTATTTCACATCCCGCCTTGAGCTCTTTGAACTGCTCAAGTTTGGACATTCCACCATAGACTGCAGAGACACGTATACCATGTGATTTTGCAAATTTCTTTGCCTCCAAATATATTTGATGTGCTAATTCTCTTGTAGGAGCGCATATCACTCCAATTGGACCTTCTTCTTTCCCAAGTTCAGGCTGATCCATAATATGGACAATCATAGGAAGCACGAAAGCAGCTGTTTTTCCTGAACCAGTTTTTGCAATACCTATGATGTCTCTTCCAGAAAGCACAATGGGTAAAGCTTGGCACTGTATTGGTGTAGGCCTTTCATAAGCTTGTTTAGCAATCATTTTCATTAACTCCACAGAAAATCCACAGTCTTCAAATGTCTTGATCGGCCTTGGAACATCAAAACCAGACACACGAATAGCCAGGCTCTTTCTGTATTCAACAACATCTTGGTCACTCATACCTACATATACACGTAAGAAAGGTTAAAAACTAAGTTCAATGTAGAATCAACTCAAGCACAAGTATCCCTAAATTGACCTGACAAACAAGAGAAAGCATCCCTCTTCTGGCCGCACAAACAACAAAACATaacactcataaaataaaataaaaaaagaagatatcCAGTGGCTGAATTATTTTTAGCGCATAATTTTAGTAGTTTCAATCATCAAACAGCTATATCAAGTGCAGATTTTCACTTGGCAACAAAGACATACCTGTAAACCAAAACCTTGAAGGTTCTAGTCAGTAGTCATCCTATTTTTTCATTAGCAGTGAATATAAtggaaaaagagaaataaatatctgaggaattttcttcttttattttttcatatgtgtAAAAGGTATGAATGACTATCTGCTATAAAATAATTCAGCACTAATGGCAATCTATCATGAGCATATTCAAATTTCCTGCCAAACTGAATCTCACATTTAACCGTCTCACTGAAAAGGAACAACAAATCAAGAGCCAAACTTGTATTACTTATGAAAAAAAAGACCAAAGCCTAACCTACACAAGCTCGAGAACATGGTCCAGCTCTCTACTCCTGTAAGTCTTTTTAAGTAGATTAAACTTCAATATTATATTCTATACTTTGCAAGGCACAATGTCACGGGATGACAAATCAGGCTAGCCGCAATTAATTTCTTGCCTTAACAAATCCTCCAAATATGCAGAATTGACAGTCCTATAAGTGACTAACTAAGAGCCTGTTTGGCTGTGCAGTGGAAAAGGAGAAAAgtgcttcctttttttttttctagtgttTGGCCAAAATTTAAAACTACTTTTGTATGACTGCAAAAAGTAGTTTTCATGTTATACAACCAAAGCAGGAATTTTGAGGTTCTGCTgtacaacaaaagaaaaaggcagaaaattaaatttttatttaacaaaattaccCTCAATAAGCATTTATAACATAGTTGTTAAATCGATATTTGAATCGATATtcgaaatccttattttatgaatcgagaatcgaatcaagaatcgaatcgaatcgtaagattcggtacacattctcaatttcaactataaataatatatatccatagaaaataaataatgtgctcaccatgatcaattcttttaaatataaatagataaataaacttctaaatatatttgctatgtttaaaattataccaaaaggcaaaagtatattcattttgcctttaaattcaaattgcatcAAACCAAACTagtttcaaaataacaagctagaaaaaaaaaaaaaaaaaaaaaaaaaaaaaaaaaaaaaaaaaaacctacaactATAAGGTTACTAATAAAATCCATTGTCCACAATCTTCACcagttatcaatcatcttcatcttcaagttcaagagcatcatcttcttcatcattttcatcatcttctttgtttttaaagatagccaaatcgaacgaatatttgattaaagtgCACATGCAGACGAAGTCACACGAATTGGATGAATCGGACGAATCATACTATTCATGTGATTCAAGGTTGATTCGTTCGATTCATAGttgattctaagggattttcgattcaccctataaattcgactcgatttctatatgtGGTGTTGCCAAAATAcgacaatctatttttaattgtgggcaTAAGTGAAAGTCTTATTGGGAGTCGTGTCTTCAATTAGGAGAATCTTGGTGAACCAGAGAATCTGTTGAGCAGTTGGATCTGATAATCAGGTGGGTCTGGTAGCCTAATGGAGCTGATGGTTTGGGCTGATATTAAGGGTTAATGGGCCGATAGATCTGGTGGCCTTAGATAATTGAGTGGCCatagataaccgagtggcccttgaTAACGAAATGGCCTTGGATAATCGAGTGGCCTTTGATAACCGAGTGGCTaaggataaccgagtggccattgataaccgagtggcctgcaaaatgagagcaccgttaagacgcgggtgggggtcccccacgcaaaccctctgatgcctaagttagttctcgAGAGCAAAAGTCTAGAATTGTGTTGAGAGGCCCAAGAATGCGTACCTTGCGTCGGGGACATGGCCTAATATTTATAGCGAAGGAGAGAGGAGAGACGTGCGACAATCGGGGCGAGAATCTCGCAACCTATTTCGATGATTTCACGGCCCGTCCGAGAGGTAAAAgatgagagattggcccaagcccactcggtcatgccttcttttgcctttttcctTGGTTCGGTCTTGAGTGGTTCCCGTACCTCAATTTCATGCccgatttacaccttgattcagctcgaatatctcaaaactcaaaacataaaagttgtagataatttttttagctttccataggactttaaatcacctcaatcggagctcgtatgagagagttatgcccgaaAAATcaaagtagtgtcgtacccaTGCCGAGTGGAtcatgaaaagtgaggggaaattggtctcccgcccactcggtcatgatcgagtgggtctTCATTCCCTTGGATTTGGGGCCCTCTTTTGCCTCTTGTTTTGGTTCGAATCCCTCTTCGctccaatacttgactctgagccttaatagtgtAGGTACATCAACTTAGAGCCCAATTTCAGCCTTGATGAAgcctgaatctctcaaaactcaaaacacgaaagttgtagataattctcttggatttccataggattttgaatcaccttaatCTGATCTCGTATGAAAAAGTCATGGatgaaaaaccaaagcagtgtcgtacccactcgacataaccgagtgggtcctccccacttggtctcggctcgacctcttgctccttcggcttgTTTCTTTAATCTCCTACAACCcattgggcctttgggcttTATGTCCATGTCTCGCGACTCTTTTAGGTCCCGTTACTCTCCAATTTTGTAGGGCATATCAATATGAATCGAGttgaatcgtacgattcgaatcgtgaatcTTACGATTTTAAGGGATTTTAGATTCACCTCATAGATTtgactcgatttctatatgaattgAGTCGAATCATACGATTCAAATCGTGAATCGTAAGATTCTAACAACAGTGATTTATAACTATAACCATTACCCTTCCTATCAAAGGGGATTTGGATTTGCCCCAACTCAAAGAAAAACCCTTTGATTTTGTCCCAAATTAGAGCTTGGCCTGGTCAATCACCTTCATCGAAACTTTGATTTCTCCATCAAGCCTATAGATCTTCTTCAAAAAATGTCTGAAAGCAAGTTTCAACTTCGATATTCTTCATTGAATGTCTAAGactttcatttcttctccatccAGCTTCAGCTTCTCCATCACTGAAACTTTCTCTGGGGTCTCTCTATCAATgaggtatatatatgtatgtatataaccTAGCATCACAGATTAATGCACGCAATTCTTTTTCTTGGGATTGATGTGAAAGCACCACTTCATTGTGCAAAGTGTGTGTGTGCATTTCAATTAGAGAGTCGTCACTCATCTATGTCTGggttttcaattaatttttattttatttttatctcatatTTTACTTAAACATTTTAGTTTacttttatatcatatttttaattaatattttattttattttatcattaaaaatcatgtttaatcataaaaatttaaaaatgttgaaaGCATTTACATCTAAAAAGTATTAACTATAGAAACATTTATGCCAATGTCCTTTTTAGTAATTTGATTCCTAAAAGCACTATTTTTCAATGTAACAACATTAAAAGTGTTTCAAATGATCTGGCTAAGCCCTAaactgcttttttttttaagttattctTGTAAAAGCACTTTTCACAAAAAGTGATTCTTACAATAGCAGAAATTTTACAACAATACCAAACAGACCCTAAGATTCTGACTACATCCCACCAATTCAAACACCGAGACAATAGAAATGCATTCATCTACTATGGTCACTATATTGTATATTATTCCGTGTACAACCGTCAATGCTGTATAATATGTCAGCCCTCATGTGGCCAAGTTTTCAAGGATCTAACTAAAATAGTGAAGAAAACAGGAATGCTGATGCAAGTGAACAAGTAATGCACCAAGCACAAGCAACCCTGGCAACATGTGTCAGAAAGCAATGTGTTACAAGCCATCTGCTAAGCTCCAAGGTCTAAGGATGAATGGTATGTTATGACATGGTAGTGGCACACCAATCCACATGATGTGCTCCTACAATTGAAATAAAGCCAAGTGAGGACCAGCACGACAACACTTGTAAGACATGAACCCTTCTACGAGAGAAAGATAAAGGAAAAAAGCGGAGATTAATAGCCAACATTCTGTATATTCAATTAATCATACAAAACTAAATGAAACTTTTCCACAATATACTCACATAACCCGACCAAAATATGAATCCTATTAAAACTACCAAATAAGAACATAATATACTAATCTTTCTAAACTAGGAATCCAAAGTAGAATAGAAAACTTTTAAGATTCTTAATCTTCTAAAGTTCCAAAATAATCGAACTCTAAGATAACCAAATTATAAAGACTTAAACTACACAGAAATCTTTCCATTCATCACCATATTATCGCTGCCGTGGAGAATTTACTAAGTACTAGCACTTATTAATAGGGGAGATAGACTAGACATCTAAGACCCTCTCATAGAAGCATTTGAGCCTTCTCCCATGCAAGGAGGCAACACTACCCCCTGCTCACAGAGTTCTAACGACCTTACAAGAATACACCaaacttcaattttaatttGGTCAATCATGTCAGACTCCTAAAAGCTCCAACCTAATTGTCCAACAAAAAATAACATACCATACATTGATCCAACTAGATGCAGTgagctacataaattctaattcACCAATCATCTCTTTCTATGGCCATATCTTCTATAGGTCATTATATCCGTCTAGAGTTTTCTAAAAACTTTTCTTTGGTcctcctctacctcttttacAAGAAACTTCTTACATTCCATCAATTTTCCTCATAGAAGCATTTATTGGTCTTCATGAAAAATCATCTTAACCATGTCTCCTGCATCTAATCCTCAATAGGAGCAGCTTTGACCTTCTTTTCTAATAATCTCATTTTAAGCATGTCCTTTTTCGAATGATTTCACTTCCACCACAACATCCTTATCTTGATTAAACTCATATTTTGCAAATTTGACCTCCCCCAAGTCTGACATTTCAAGAAACGTCATCAAAGAAAAAACAATCACAGAATTGCCACACTTATATTCTCCAAGCACCTACCTAACACATGTTCCCACGCATCAACTACCCCTAGACATAAAACTGACTTTGAAAGTCTGTGTTCACTGCTCTCACACTACTATTTAGAGATATCAACGCGTAACATTCTCCATCTCTTACACGTGTGATACATTAATCTaaataagaaagaatgagaTGGAGAGAATCCTTAAATGGACAAAGAAAGGACTATTAAAAAAGCTAATCCATTATGGAGGAGCAATAGAAATAAGAGAGAATGGGAGAGAGGGGAACAAGAAAATACCTCCCTCCCCTTCCTCTCAccattttgtctttcttttgcTCCCCTTTGTCCATCCACCTTCTCTTCCTTGCTATGGAATGATGTATCAGGGTAATGCAATGCCTGCCATGAAATCTAACCATTGCCTTGGTGGAGTTTGCACACTCCATCTCAACAACTATGATATCATTGGAAAGCGTATATTTATCACTTTTTAGTAGAAAAATCTACCTACCAGAATTACTCATGTTTTTTCTAGAAACCAATTTTCAGCAGAAATACAAAAACGGcattaaagaagaataagaacaaACACACTCTACCAAATATTAACTTCACTTGTTTAGGCAATTGTCGTGTTGATCAAAGATATGGCGTCTACATAGAGAAACAGAGACTGAACTTAAGTAGTGACTGCTGTGAGTAATCGTTTCTTCCAGACAacctttaaaattaattagatcTCTAAAATATCTGTTGGCATCAATCAGGAACAACAAAACAATGGATTCAATAAGGTAACCTGATATGGTAGGTTTTTCCTCATAAAAGTCCTTATTGAACGGCTCGTACTCCATCGAGCTATGATCCAAAGGTAAAATCGGCTCAATCTTCTTTTTGTCAAGCACAATGGGATTGTCATCCGAGTCGTACTCCAACATTCCGGCGTCGACTGCCTTGGCGGCAGCATAAACCTCTTCATCCGAATCATACCCGGCGTGGAGGGCCTCCGAAGCCAATGTCAACCCTAAATCCTTCTTAGCCTTCAAGAAACTCTCTACCGGATCGTCCTCCTCCTCGTCGTCCCTATATTTCTCTAACTTCTCCTTGGGCTTGGGAGGCGGCGCAGCCTTCATCTCCTCGTGAATCCCCTCCATGAACGCATCGAGCGGATCGATTTCGTCActgccgccgccgccgtcgTTGTCGACGGCGTCGTTCGTAGAACCCTCTCGGTCATCGTATTCGATGTTATCCAGGTCGGTGTCCTCGTAGTTGTCATGGCCCCCGGAGCGGGAAGATGGTGGGACGTAGAGTCTCTGCGGCGCTTGAGACCTCTCGAAATTGTACGTTGTTTGGCGACTGATGCCGAATCCTTCGAATCCGAACTTCCGCTTTGACATCTGAGATTgcgttcttcttcttcctcggaACGAAACCCTAAATTCGCATTCAGAGGTGTCTCCGGTTAAACCCTAATTTGGAAATCTACATAAACACGAAGGAAAAACGAGAGGTCGATGCAAATTGCAGCACAATGcgagacacacacacaaagggAACATGcgatttatgaaaatatatattttacggTTCCCCCAATTTTGACGGACGTCTCACTGTGACCCCTTgagaatattatttattttgttagatTTACACAAAATTTgcgttctttttttttcatttttttaatatatattgagaGATCATCTATGAAATCGACATTTATCTTGTGTTTAATACATGTAATTGGAGGGATTGCCTATATTTTATGATGAACGAAAATGTTTTGAGGTATCATTTTgacttttttatattaaaatattaaaaaaatatttaaatttttttgactcatttctataatttaaaaaaagttttgagacaattttataatattaaaaaaataataaaaattcatttctaTCTACTAAGaggttagagacaaaaaattatttctctaacttaaaatttttaatttattctgaaatttatttttagaataatttatgtttatttttaaattaaataattttttattaataattttatatattaaaaatatatatttacaaaaaatacactatcttttttttatttaagcttTTTTCCACGGTtttgttttctactttttttttttttttaaatcttgttttccatttttgtttatgaacttaattttacttaaatgttaattaaataaaaaatatttgtaatcaagtaatattCTTTCTATAAATgttaatacttatttttactttaataacaaatatttttaattaagtaatatttataaactgaaatattttcataaagatTAATCAGGTAATATtctttttactcaattaatactTGTTTGTACTTGAGTGAcacttaatttttgtttttaagttggctcggttcgatttttttttgatttgttcaaattttttggtttattagtttttgtatttgttcaattagtttggtttaatttttcacacgattgattatttcaatttcaacatTTCAATCTGTCGACGTTTAATTTCAGCCAACCCTAATTCGTTTTGGGCCACCGTGAGTAAGTCCAAAgtgtcaaaaagaaaaatacaaaggtTTCAGATGTAAGTCAACACCaggatttttacgtggtttggccaTAACGATGCCTATTCCAcgaccgcactctgattattttatcaaaatggcggtgtctgattattctctctgtccctacccctcatgatatctctgattcttatttatactgaggggcatttacaatttagataacatataaaaatacaatgattaCATAATGGAGGACAAACAACCCTTATCGTCTACACAAAACCGAGAGtaggatcctcattacgaggggtaTGGGCTGTTGCAGATAAAGTGAATAGTctctacctctgacttctcagcagctttacAACTTATGCGAGCTGGCgattttaggccagcgacctgggcGGTCCAACGAGCTGAGGTTTTTGCTGAGAGCTTGCCAGATGATCGTTGAGAGCTCGCTAGGGGCTTTATCGGGAGCTCGCGGAATGCTTGCATTATGAACTTCGGATTTCGAAGATTTATGGGCTTTCTTTGACGAGGTTGCCTGCGCTATTATGGGTTCCGAGTGATTGGGTCGGCCCATTATACTGAGCTTGGCCCATAAGGAGTGATGCAGGAATAGCGTGTAACACAAGCCCCCCAGCTCACAGTGCGATTTTTGCACTGGGAGCTGACGTGTGCCAACTGTTAACCCACATTTCTGACTCCTGCCCAATTACTTTAAatctcgtcgttccacgcagcacgctttgtctACAGCATATTTAGTGCGCACGTTCTCCCATTACTGCGCATGATTATGttcgtgggacccacaagctgtcATGCAGTCGCTGGATGTGGAGCATGCGGTAAGTCGCCTTTTGATTTGACGGTTGGGATCGATTGGGCTATTGGTATAAATAATAAGTGGTGTCCCCTCTTTCCCTCTTTCACACTATTTTGAAATCTTCTCCAGCTTTTGTCTTCTTGCTTTCGCCTTCTTCTTTCAAGGCTTCCATTGCTGTTGTTCTTTCAGAAGCCGACCATTCCCGTCTGGTGCCTGTCCCGAGTCTCTATACACGCATCAGGCTTTAGCGTTTGGTAAGTTTGCTGTGACTTCCTTCacttatcttctttttcttttcgtgAGGCCTGTCCATcgttggttagccgtcggtggtttctctaGTCTCGCCAATTCCGTCAGTGTCGCTTTCATTTTATGTGGAAACGACACGATTCGGTTGGTTCGGCATTCACTGAGCTTTCGGGCACAATGCCCTCAGGATTAGTTTCCTATGGAATACCAAGCTCGCGGTTGCAGCCCCTCCGCCTTAGGCGGCACCCTGTTGCAAAGCGCTCAGCTTGAAAGATTATGGGgtatttttagggtttttctagTTTCTTTGAGGTATGGTTCGCGACTTGTGACCTGActgttcttctttttcctttgtagatgtccgaccataTTCGAGAGAATTcgggtcaaaagcgctgcaactatatcgtaggagaaaacgataCTTCGAACTCCGAAGATTGCCTCGTGATGAAGGGTCATAACTTTGAGGGTGCGAGTTCGCGATCTAAGGAGGTCGTTAACCTGACCTCTTCAGAAACCGAGCTGGAGGTCCAAGATCAAGTCGCTGAAGGGAGTACTGGACACGCGATCTTCAAGAGATTCCCATTGATAGCCAAACCTCACGAGATGGTGGCTTGTACTcgggagtttcgtctccccaggagCTGCCGAGTATACATCCCTGCTTCGAGCTCCCACGTAGCCTATCCACAATCTAACTTTGTAGCCATTAGCCCCCAGCACCTTGAGTCTGGCCTTAGGTTCTCCGTAGCTCCATACCTCATTGCCGTTCTAAACGACATCAAACTCACCCCCTTCCAATTGACACTAAATTCGTATGCTCAACTCACTTCTTTGGCTATCTTATTCCTCAAAAACAAACTTCTTCTTCCCTCGCCAAAActactaaaatttttattttccttcaaaaatgccaaggatgGGTTGTATGCCGGTGGCGTCTTCGGTTGGCAGTGGCAAAGGGATATCTGTTGTCAAAGCAACAGGCCCTCCATTTGGCGGAAAGTCTCGTAGTCGATTGCGGTAGTTTTCTGGTGGGTCGGTCGCTGCCTTGGAACTtcgagtattccttcctcttgccatggctattgatcagagcggccccttcttctagcgccaaaatgtcgacgttcaatttcagccgaccctgattcgttttgggccacCGTGAGTAAGTCCAAAGtgtcaagaagaagaatacaAAGATTTCAAACGCGAGTCAACACcaagatttttacgtggttcggctaaaACGATG
It contains:
- the LOC127797174 gene encoding DEAD-box ATP-dependent RNA helicase 24 isoform X1; translation: MSKRKFGFEGFGISRQTTYNFERSQAPQRLYVPPSSRSGGHDNYEDTDLDNIEYDDREGSTNDAVDNDGGGGSDEIDPLDAFMEGIHEEMKAAPPPKPKEKLEKYRDDEEEDDPVESFLKAKKDLGLTLASEALHAGYDSDEEVYAAAKAVDAGMLEYDSDDNPIVLDKKKIEPILPLDHSSMEYEPFNKDFYEEKPTISGMSDQDVVEYRKSLAIRVSGFDVPRPIKTFEDCGFSVELMKMIAKQAYERPTPIQCQALPIVLSGRDIIGIAKTGSGKTAAFVLPMIVHIMDQPELGKEEGPIGVICAPTRELAHQIYLEAKKFAKSHGIRVSAVYGGMSKLEQFKELKAGCEIVVATPGRLIDMLKMKALKMFRTTYLVLDEADRMFDLGFEPQIRSIVGQIRPDRQTLLFSATMPRKVEKLAREILTDPVRVTVGEVGMANEDITQVVQVIPSDVEKMHWLLERLPGLIDDGDVLVFASKKATVDEIESQLAQRGFKVAALHGDKDQASRMETLQKFKSGIYHVLIATDVAARGLDIKSIKSVVNFDIARDMDMHVHRIGRTGRAGDKDGTAYTLITQKEARFAGELVNSLIAAGQNVSIELMELAMKDGRFRSKRDARKGGGKMAKGRGGGGRGVRGVDYGMGIGYSPDSSNTSSSSVPSRSSVPNRSAAVSSLRTGMMAQFKSNFVAASSNPQSQAVNNSSGTFANKRMALPGFVSGGSIGGDITRTNTSSTPAPMSNPTNHGSGGNASQQIPERDRPRERRRPSGWDR
- the LOC127797174 gene encoding DEAD-box ATP-dependent RNA helicase 24 isoform X2 — protein: MSKRKFGFEGFGISRQTTYNFERSQAPQRLYVPPSSRSGGHDNYEDTDLDNIEYDDREGSTNDAVDNDGGGGSDEIDPLDAFMEGIHEEMKAAPPPKPKEKLEKYRDDEEEDDPVESFLKAKKDLGLTLASEALHAGYDSDEEVYAAAKAVDAGMLEYDSDDNPIVLDKKKIEPILPLDHSSMEYEPFNKDFYEEKPTISGMSDQDVVEYRKSLAIRVSGFDVPRPIKTFEDCGFSVELMKMIAKQAYERPTPIQCQALPIVLSGRDIIGIAKTGSGKTAAFVLPMIVHIMDQPELGKEEGPIGVICAPTRELAHQIYLEAKKFAKSHGIRVSAVYGGMSKLEQFKELKAGCEIVVATPGRLIDMLKMKALKMFRTTYLVLDEADRMFDLGFEPQIRSIVGQIRPDRQTLLFSATMPRKVEKLAREILTDPVRVTVGEVGMANEDITQVVQVIPSDVEKMHWLLERLPGLIDDGDVLVFASKKATVDEIESQLAQRGFKVAALHGDKDQASRMETLQKFKSGIYHVLIATDVAARGLDIKSIKSVVNFDIARDMDMHVHRIGRTGRAGDKDGTAYTLITQKEARFAGELVNSLIAAGQNVSIELMELAMKVEKWLKEGEVVAGACEVWITEWALDIVLTPVTHHLALSLVVPLSLIVPLLLVH